The Aneurinibacillus migulanus genome contains the following window.
TCGAACGACATGACGGAATCCTTCGTCCTTTGCTACTTCCCATTGTACCGGTACATTATGTGGTGGCATGCCACCACCGTTTAGCGGATCAGGAGCAAGCCTTGTCCATAATACGACACCATCAGACGAAGGGTCTCCGGATGCGATGCCTAAGGTGAACGGATATGCCTTAAATTTCGGTGCAGCATCTACGGGGAAGTTTTTCATCGAACCTAATAGAGTCAGACCAAGTGTAAGGCCGGCAAATTTTCCTGTTGTACGCAGAAATTCGCGTCGTCCCATTTTTTCTCCGTCTCGTTCCTGCTTTTTATCCATGACAGTATTCCTTCCTTTCCTATGTAGAATGTGGAAATCAAATTCTCCATATTATAAAACATACAAATGTTAAGGAAAGGTAATGAGTTGGTATGTGGATTGTAAAAAATGAGAAAATAAGGAAAAAAGATAGAGAAAGAGGTAATAAACATCCGACTTTTTATAGGCTTGCATAAAAACAAACCGTCTCTGACGTCATGCGCCAAAAGACAGTTTGTTTCTGCCATCTAATCGTATCACTTGAAAAACTTGCGAGGTGTGTGCCATAGCGGGTGAAAAAGACCGACAATTGTCTCCCGCATAGAGATACCCATATATTTTGTCGGTCCGTCCGAAGTGACACAAAGCGGCCGCTTTGTTTCTTTGTGGAAAAAGGACGAGAGGCAACACCCGCGCGTTTTTCTTATCTAAGACAAAAGGTTTCGACGACGCAGGATCGCAGCTTCACGTTCAGCCAACACGTCGCTTCGATCACGCAATTTATGCTTATGCAGCAGGAATTCATTTTGCAAATCACTTTGTGACAGCCAGCGAACTTGACGTTCGCTGCATCGATTTTCACACGCTGCAAGCAGATGTTCCGGATGAATTGGCAGATCCATATCGCTGTATGGTTTTTGTTCATGCAGCTCTTGTTTTCTAATGCGTAAGCGCTTCACTAATTCGTGTCCGACAAATCCATATTGTTCTAATTCTTCTTCATGTAAGCGTTGAATAGCGCTATTAAACATTTTTTCTGCACCGACGAAATTGCCTCGCCGATGATGATAGAGACCAACGGCAATCTGGATAAGACCTACCCACATATCGCTGCGTTCTGCTTTAGGAAGGCTTTTCCAGTACTCCTCAAGTACTTCGTGGCATTCGAAGTAATCGCGGTCGGCATGAAAATACACAAGATAATCAATTAACGCTTGCGGATACATCCATAGTACCTCACTTTCTGTTGCACTTATTCTGTCAATCGTAGGGGAGAGAATGACAGAAACGTATTTTTGTATTAGTAACCGTATTGCCGGTAAAGTATATTTTTCTTTGGATATACGATGAAATAAGCTACAGGCTTTATTTTACTACACGTAGGAGGATATTCAATGATTTTAGAAGTTGCCATCATTACTGAAATAACAGGAAGCTCCCTGCTAAAAACATCAGCCGGATTTATCATATTAAGCACTAGAGATAAAAAGTAGCCGGTTTTCACCACATTAAGAGGTGTAACCGGCTTTTCTTATGTTAGGTGACCTAAGCAGTTTAAATCAGTCTGGCATTAAAATGTTTTTGCAGCTTGAATAGCTTTTTGAAGCCCATCCCAAATAATCGCGTCACTTCGATTAGGAAATTGATGATGCCCCTCAATGACTATCGTAGTAATATCGGTAATACCAAAAAACGTTAAATGCTTCTTAACAAAGCTTACAGCCATTTCAGAAGAACTTCCTTCGACATATATCCCACCTCTTGCGTTTAATAAAGCCACTTTCTTATTGGATAATAGCCCAACTGAGCCTTCAGCTGTATATTTAAATGTTTTACCTGGACGATGCATATAATCAAGGTACGAGTGTAGGACAGCAGGAACAGTTAAGTTCCAAAGTGGAAAGGCAATGACCACTTTGTCAGCGGCTATAAACTGTTCTAGGTGCTTAGTGACAATATCATGCACAGTTTTCTCTTCCGGTGTAAGCTCTATTCCTTGAGCTGATTTGAAATTTCCACTAATCATGACATGACCTAAATAAGGCAATTGTTCTTTATATAAATCCAGTTCAATCACCGTATCATTCGGATGTGAGGCTCTATAGCTATCCAAAAATGCATGATACAACTTCCCGCTAATAGAGTGTTCTGTCGGACGATTGTTTGCTTTAACAAACAAAGTTGTTGTCATTTTAGTATCCTCCAAATATAAGTAATATTGATACATGAGCTACACTAACTTTAGCTTTCCGCCTGGATGCTTTTCGTCTTTGCTCTACCAAACTGGAAATAGTAAACCATTAGAATACCTACATGCAAAATAGCAAGAATGAAAAATATATTGCTGTAAATAAAGCTGTTTGGATAGATATTTGCTGGATTCAGGTGAAATTCAGAGCCAAGGTCTACTGCCTTGCTGTAAAGCCCTGTTGCCATGCTGCCGGCAATGAAATTCAGCATTGAAAATAGTCCCATCCCCACTCCAACCTGTTCCTTTGGCAACGTCCTCGAAATAGAATTGGACATAGCAATAAGCATAAAGGATTGCCCCACATTACCGAAAATCAGAAAGGTGGCAATGAATAGAGGGGAACTTCCAGTAAAGGTTGAAAGTAAAACAAAGCAAGTTAATAATAAGCCAGATGCAATAAAGAATAGATATGCATTCCCTTTCA
Protein-coding sequences here:
- a CDS encoding DUF309 domain-containing protein, which codes for MYPQALIDYLVYFHADRDYFECHEVLEEYWKSLPKAERSDMWVGLIQIAVGLYHHRRGNFVGAEKMFNSAIQRLHEEELEQYGFVGHELVKRLRIRKQELHEQKPYSDMDLPIHPEHLLAACENRCSERQVRWLSQSDLQNEFLLHKHKLRDRSDVLAEREAAILRRRNLLS
- a CDS encoding FMN-dependent NADH-azoreductase — protein: MTTTLFVKANNRPTEHSISGKLYHAFLDSYRASHPNDTVIELDLYKEQLPYLGHVMISGNFKSAQGIELTPEEKTVHDIVTKHLEQFIAADKVVIAFPLWNLTVPAVLHSYLDYMHRPGKTFKYTAEGSVGLLSNKKVALLNARGGIYVEGSSSEMAVSFVKKHLTFFGITDITTIVIEGHHQFPNRSDAIIWDGLQKAIQAAKTF